The proteins below are encoded in one region of Xenopus laevis strain J_2021 chromosome 8L, Xenopus_laevis_v10.1, whole genome shotgun sequence:
- the LOC121396906 gene encoding extracellular calcium-sensing receptor-like, giving the protein MVFAILEINASTELLPNITLGFKLFDSCYNEVLSLMGAKWILSGKKNGVPNYNCNKDHMPLAIVGDMPSKASVPLARILGLNRYPQVSFASNHPSLSNKIQFPSFLRTTYNGDHEGFAIAQLVKYFNWTWVGIICSDDDLGISGAQLLTREIEKNGGCIAFQETLSISSSMKFIYRIIDVIKKSRAAVIVLSCTMESIVSLMEEISFCNVTDKVWVGTSGWTITSDFPRIEILTTLNGSLGISPKNGNIPRFKEFLYSIHPSIFSNDPYMKTFWENAFHCVWPGNDSYNNTSPALLKNGSDWCTGKERLDSIDVNIYDVYNFKYTYNVHNAVFALAYALHQMKNCVPGKGPFKNGACADAPYHQPWQLLHYIKKVVFNNTAGKPIHFDENGDGLIAVDILNWQLFPNGSNQYVHIGSFDASSPKGQELNIWLNKILWNGQRTHIPVSVCSDPCTKGYRRAAIQGQKICCFDCLPCSEGEILNPNDDTECLKCPEDKWPDSRKEKCLPKLMQFLSYEESLGYALACISILFCLLTFSVFSLFLVKQKTPIVKANNRELSYLLLFSLMFGFMCPLTFIGRPNQITCMIRQVMFAVIFSLCVSALLAKTINVIMIFSATNPDSKLKKLMGLRIPVYIVPVCTMIQIILCIVWLTTAAPFAEFNMAAEKEIIVIECNEGSRVLFACVLGYMGLLATISLSVAFLARKLPDTFNETKFITFSMLVFASVWVTFIPAYLSTKGKQTVAVEIFAILSSSSGFLVCIFFPKCYIILLHPEMNSKQYITRRNDRN; this is encoded by the exons ATGGTATTTGCAATACTAGAAATTAATGCATCAACTGAACTATTGCCCAATATAACACTGGGCTTCAAGCTCTTTGACTCATGTTACAACGAGGTACTATCACTGATGGGAGCAAAATGGATcttgtcaggaaaaaaaaatggagtgcCAAATTATAACTGTAACAAGGATCATATGCCATTGGCAATTGTTGGTGACATGCCATCTAAGGCCTCAGTGCCCCTAGCCAGGATCTTGGGATTGAACAGATATCCACAG GTTAGCTTTGCTTCAAACCATCCCTCACTGAGTAATAAAATACAGTTCCCATCCTTCCTCAGGACTACATATAATGGTGATCATGAAGGGTTTGCCATTGCGCAGTTGGTCAAGTACTTTAACTGGACCTGGGTGGGTATTATATGCTCGGATGATGACTTGGGTATATCAGGTGCACAACTGTTAACTAGAGAAATAGAGAAAAATGGTGGATGCATTGCATTTCAGGAGACACTTTCTATAAGCAGCTCCATGAAGTTCATCTACCGTATCATTGATGTGATCAAGAAATCCAGAGCAGCAGTGATTGTTTTATCCTGCACCATGGAAAGCATTGTATCTTTAATGGAAGAAATTTCTTTTTGCAATGTCACTGACAAAGTCTGGGTGGGAACATCCGGCTGGACCATTACTTCTGATTTCCCTAGGATAGAAATTCTAACAACCTTAAATGGGAGCCTTGGGATATCACCTAAAAACGGGAACATTCCAAGGTTTAAAGAATTTCTTTATAGCATACATCCTTCCATATTTTCAAATGATCCTTACATGAAGACTTTTTGGGAGAATGCTTTTCACTGTGTTTGGCCAGGAAATGATTCCTACAATAATACATCTCCAGCACTGCTTAAAAATGGCAgtgattggtgcacaggaaaggAGAGACTGGACAGCAttgatgtaaatatatatgaTGTCTACAactttaaatatacatacaacGTGCATAACGCTGTCTTTGCTCTAGCTTATGCTTTGCACCAGATGAAGAATTGTGTTCCAGGGAAAGGGCCTTTCAAGAATGGAGCTTGTGCTGATGCCCCTTATCATCAGCCTTGGCAG CTGCTTCATTACATCAAGAAAGTTGTCTTCAATAACACTGCAGGGAAACCAATTCATTTCGATGAGAATGGAGATGGTCTTATTGCCGTAGACATCTTGAACTGGCAGTTGTTTCCTAATGGAAGTAATCAGTATGTCCATATTGGTAGTTTTGATGCCAGCTCTCCCAAAGGCCAGGAACTTAATATTTGGCTAAACAAGATTTTATGGAATGGACAGCGCACCCAT ATCCCTGTCTCAGTTTGCAGTGATCCATGTACCAAAGGCTACAGAAGAGCTGCAATTCAAGGGCAAAAGATCTGCTGCTTTGATTGCCTGCCATGTTCTGAAGGAGAGATTCTTAATCCAAATG ATGACACTGAATGCCTGAAGTGTCCAGAAGACAAATGGCctgacagcagaaaagaaaaatgtcttcCAAAGCTCATGCAGTTCCTTTCTTATGAAGAGTCATTGGGCTATGCTTTAGCTtgtatttcaatcttgttttgtCTCCTTACATTTTCTGTGTTCTCTCTGTTCCTAGTTAAACAGAAGACTCCCATAGTAAAGGCAAATAACAGAGAACTCAGTTACCTACTTCTTTTCTCCCTTATGTTTGGCTTCATGTGTCCCTTGACTTTCATTGGTAGACCCAACCAGATCACATGTATGATACGCCAGGTCATGTTTGCTGTCATTTTTTCACTGTGCGTTTCTGCCTTACTAGCAAAGACTATCAATGTCATAATGATATTTAGTGCTACAAATCCAGACAGCAAATTGAAAAAACTGATGGGACTGAGAATACCAGTTTATATTGTCCCTGTGTGCACAATGATTCAGATAATTCTGTGTATTGTTTGGTTGACAACAGCAGCTCCATTTGCAGAATTCAATATGgcagcagaaaaagaaataatagtGATTGAGTGCAATGAAGGATCCAGGGTGTTATTTGCTTGTGTCTTGGGCTATATGGGTCTCTTAGCTACTATTAGTCTATCAGTTGCATTTCTGGCGAGGAAGCTCCCTGACACATTTAATGAGACCAAGTTCATTACATTCAGTATGTTGGTATTTGCCAGTGTTTGGGTGACATTTATACCTGCTTATCTCAGTACTAAGGGTAAACAGACAGTGGCAGTAGAAATATTTGCTATTCTCTCTTCAAGTTCTGGATTTCTTGTTTGCatctttttcccaaaatgttatattatattactgCACCCAGAAATGAACAGCAAACAGTATATCACAAGGAGAAATGATAGAAACTAA
- the LOC121397179 gene encoding serine/arginine repetitive matrix protein 2-like isoform X1 — protein sequence MEVNQELADLVGRFRDAASQQDPGWLQQQLKDLLGREESARPATRPTRRTRPPARLSPQDTGGLRSRARRISASPSRGERTIRSAVPAARIKPTAANTRRRGPGSRQVTKPADHVTQAAGRGRRGRKPAPPAAASASVTEDRHRAVSPSSPPGTSSGPSLRRVCALSPHAASAVEGGGRGKEPAPQTAAAREEQGVGLSSSPHSQIITGPDIVEGWDSPQHMAGGRRGEKHAPKTAAATALRDDQHGELSPSPLPGAATADIDSSPRAPVLMDADRGEQSIPCSPTHSNPSQACSTPSPSTSARRRLSRVRPRTSPPVRKNDFTRPVRPASMSTAGQAQGGRVITAQIHHRESGERRVDTPTGRRGWRQEPTSASRSTVRVSRHGRDPITPTRERSPAPRNRSRSRSRDNSRRVRREHSHSSVRSSRRDVTAHAYSQEARVRRWERSSRSPSRSYSHREGHSCCHFSCRNSPRMSEREASQARSVTSKDGTRRRRSTSHDRVQPVTIRKQPPPKSNRMSSSLTAQGAATASGPGVGAFSGGSAGSSTAAMPISTAALAAGERRLLELVKVSLAKATWTAYGKAWEEWNQLTGWAGGFTTREDRRAGLIWYVVWLTEQGKSAAFIDKRMAGLAFQFKLRGEEDLTKEFIIRQALKGVRKSRHSKDTRRPISFQLLARLQGVLDQCCYSGYEVQLFRAAFALAFFGAFRVGELVSKSKTSQGGLLLQDVKVFQDKITIRLRQSKTDSLGKGKDIVLFKVDGGATCPVGCVSRFLHLRGVCGKVFLQHENGMPLTRFQFNNILKKSLESVGVNPTEFGTHSFRIGAATEAAGLGLGERMVMKIGRWESKRFLSYIRPGLLV from the exons ATGGAGGTGAACCAGGAGCTGGCTGATCTGGTCGGGAGATTCCGAGACGCAGCTTCTCAGCAGGATCCAGGATGGCTACAGCAGCAGCTGAAGGATCTTCTGGGGAGAGAGGAATCCGCACGACCAGCCACCCGCCCAACCCGTCGAACAAGACCCCCAGCACGGCTAAGCCCACAGGACACTGGTGGATTGAGGAGTCGAGCCAGGAGGATCAGTGCCAGCCCAAGCAGGGGAGAACGGACGATCCGATCCGCTGTACCTGCTGCCAGGATTAAGCCAACGGCAGCTAACACGCGTCGCAGGGGCCCAGGAAGCAGGCAAGTAACTAAGCCGGCAGACCACGTGACGCAGGCAGCAGGGAGAGGAAGGAGGGGTAGAAAGCCTGCTCCTCCGGCAGCAGCGTCTGCATCAGTTACGGAGGACAGGCACAGGGCTGTCTCCCCCTCCTCTCCTCCAGGAACAAGTTCAGGCCCATCACTCAGGCGTGTATGCGCCCTCTCACCGCACGCAGCTTCTGcggtggagggaggggggagggggaaggagCCCGCTCCGCAAACAGCAGCAGCAAGGGAAGAGCAGGGAGTAGGGCTCTCCTCCTCCCCTCATTCACAAATCATCACGGGCCCAGACATTGTAGAGGGATGGGACAGCCCCCAACACATGGCAGGTGGGAGGAGGGGGGAAAAGCACGCTCCAAAAACGGCTGCAGCAACAGCATTAAGGGATGATCAGCATGGAGAGCTTTCCCCCTCCCCTCTTCCAGGAGCAGCCACAGCTGATATAGACAGCAGCCCCAGAGCACCAGTTCTCATGGACGCAGACCGGGGGGAGCAGTCCATTCCATGTTCCCCCACACATTCTAACCCCTCCCAGGCCTGTTCCACTCCCAGCCCTAGCACATCAGCGAGGCGTCGGCTAAGCCGTGTTCGGCCAAGGACTTCACCACCAGTCAGGAAAAATGATTTTACCAGGCCAGTGAGGCCGGCATCCATGTCAACGGCTGGCCAGGCACAGGGTGGCAGAGTAATCACAGCTCAGATACACCACCGGGAGTCAGGAGAACGTAGGGTAGACACGCCAACAGGGAGGCGAGGTTGGCGTCAGGAACCAACTTCCGCAAGTAGAAGCACTGTAAGGGTGTCCAGACATGGCAGGGATCCCATCACCCCCACAAGGGAAAGGTCACCGGCTCCCCGTAATAGAAGCCGTTCAAGAAGCAGGGATAATAGCAGGAGAGTACGGCGGGAGCATAGCCATAGCTCTGTCAGGAGCAGCAGGAGGGACGTCACGGCTCATGCTTATTCGCAGGAAGCTCGAGTCCGTAGGTGGGAACGCAGTAGTAGGTCTCCATCTAGGAGTTACTCGCACAGGGAGGGGCACTCTTGCTGTCATTTTTCTTGCAGGAACAGCCCAAGAATGTCTGAAAGGGAAGCATCGCAAGCAAGGAGCGTAACGTCCAAGGATGGGACAAGGAGGAGGCGGTCCACCAGCCATGACAGAGTTCAACCGGTCACGATTCGAAAGCAACCTCCCCCCAAGAGCAACAGGATGTCGAGCAGCTTGACGGCCCAGGGTGCAGCCACGGCCAGTGGGCCTGGAG TGGGAGCGTTTTCGGGAGGCAGCGCCGGAAGCAGCACCGCGGCCATGCCAATTTCCACAGCAGCTTTGGCAGCTGGCGAGCGTAGACTGCTGGAGCTTGTAAAGGTTTCCTTAGCCAAGGCAACATGGACTGCTTATGGTAAGGCGTGGGAGGAATGGAATCAACTGACTGGCTGGGCTGGCGGTTTTACTACCAGGGAGGATAGGCGCGCTGGTCTCATTTGGTATGTGGTCTGGCTCACAGAGCAGGgtaagtcagcagcttttatagaTAAGCGCATGGCAGGACTGGCGTTCCAGTTCAAACTGCGAGGCGAAGAGGACCTGACAAAAGAGTTCATCATCAGGCAAGCGCTAAAAGGGGTTAGAAAAAGTAGACACTCCAAAGATACACGACGGCCCATATCATTTCAACTGCTGGCACGGCTCCAGGGAGTCTTGGATCAATGCTGTTATTCAGGTTATGAGGTGCAATTGTTTAGGGCAGCTTTTGCACTGGCATTCTTCGGAGCCTTCAGGGTAGGCGAGTTAGTCAGTAAAAGCAAAACCTCACAAGGTGGCTTGTTGCTCCAAGATGTGAAAGTGTTTCAAGATAAAATCACAATCCGTTTGAGACAGTCCAAAACGGATTCATTGGGAAAAGGGAAGGATATTGTGTTGTTCAAAGTTGATGGTGGGGCAACTTGCCCAGTTGGCTGTGTAAGTCGTTTTTTACATTTGCGAGGAGTGTGTGGCAAAGTTTTTCTGCAGCATGAGAATGGGATGCCATTGACTCGTTTTCAGTTTAATAAcatcttaaaaaaatctttagaaagTGTTGGAGTTAACCCAACGGAGTTTGGGACACATTCATTTCGCATAGGGGCAGCAACTGAAGCAGCCGGTCTCGGTTTAGGAGAGCGGATGGTCATGAAAATTGGGAGATGGGAGTCCAAACGCTTCCTCAGCTATATACGGCCAGGCTTACTGGTCTAG
- the LOC121397179 gene encoding serine/arginine repetitive matrix protein 2-like isoform X2, which yields MEVNQELADLVGRFRDAASQQDPGWLQQQLKDLLGREESARPATRPTRRTRPPARLSPQDTGGLRSRARRISASPSRGERTIRSAVPAARIKPTAANTRRRGPGSRQVTKPADHVTQAAGRGRRGRKPAPPAAASASVTEDRHRAVSPSSPPGTSSGPSLRRVCALSPHAASAVEGGGRGKEPAPQTAAAREEQGVGLSSSPHSQIITGPDIVEGWDSPQHMAGGRRGEKHAPKTAAATALRDDQHGELSPSPLPGAATADIDSSPRAPVLMDADRGEQSIPCSPTHSNPSQACSTPSPSTSARRRLSRVRPRTSPPVRKNDFTRPVRPASMSTAGQAQGGRVITAQIHHRESGERRVDTPTGRRGWRQEPTSASRSTVRVSRHGRDPITPTRERSPAPRNRSRSRSRDNSRRVRREHSHSSVRSSRRDVTAHAYSQEARVRRWERSSRSPSRSYSHREGHSCCHFSCRNSPRMSEREASQARSVTSKDGTRRRRSTSHDRVQPVTIRKQPPPKSNRMSSSLTAQGAATASGPGGGKTMVWLLGHSFISRARRRAAVLKGNALQLGFPEDRISVKWFGFPGLRWSGVWPALVRLAKVEQRPDILVIHVGGNDLGLVAQRDLVIMMKQDVDRIRSLFPGIILVWSEITPRLVWRFARDIQAIERSRGKVNKLLSIFIRKSGGIVVRHRGLEDKMKGCFSTDGVHLSDIGMALFTVAIAEGIERALEFCLAVRGALKVSSARAGGGIMESRNQ from the exons ATGGAGGTGAACCAGGAGCTGGCTGATCTGGTCGGGAGATTCCGAGACGCAGCTTCTCAGCAGGATCCAGGATGGCTACAGCAGCAGCTGAAGGATCTTCTGGGGAGAGAGGAATCCGCACGACCAGCCACCCGCCCAACCCGTCGAACAAGACCCCCAGCACGGCTAAGCCCACAGGACACTGGTGGATTGAGGAGTCGAGCCAGGAGGATCAGTGCCAGCCCAAGCAGGGGAGAACGGACGATCCGATCCGCTGTACCTGCTGCCAGGATTAAGCCAACGGCAGCTAACACGCGTCGCAGGGGCCCAGGAAGCAGGCAAGTAACTAAGCCGGCAGACCACGTGACGCAGGCAGCAGGGAGAGGAAGGAGGGGTAGAAAGCCTGCTCCTCCGGCAGCAGCGTCTGCATCAGTTACGGAGGACAGGCACAGGGCTGTCTCCCCCTCCTCTCCTCCAGGAACAAGTTCAGGCCCATCACTCAGGCGTGTATGCGCCCTCTCACCGCACGCAGCTTCTGcggtggagggaggggggagggggaaggagCCCGCTCCGCAAACAGCAGCAGCAAGGGAAGAGCAGGGAGTAGGGCTCTCCTCCTCCCCTCATTCACAAATCATCACGGGCCCAGACATTGTAGAGGGATGGGACAGCCCCCAACACATGGCAGGTGGGAGGAGGGGGGAAAAGCACGCTCCAAAAACGGCTGCAGCAACAGCATTAAGGGATGATCAGCATGGAGAGCTTTCCCCCTCCCCTCTTCCAGGAGCAGCCACAGCTGATATAGACAGCAGCCCCAGAGCACCAGTTCTCATGGACGCAGACCGGGGGGAGCAGTCCATTCCATGTTCCCCCACACATTCTAACCCCTCCCAGGCCTGTTCCACTCCCAGCCCTAGCACATCAGCGAGGCGTCGGCTAAGCCGTGTTCGGCCAAGGACTTCACCACCAGTCAGGAAAAATGATTTTACCAGGCCAGTGAGGCCGGCATCCATGTCAACGGCTGGCCAGGCACAGGGTGGCAGAGTAATCACAGCTCAGATACACCACCGGGAGTCAGGAGAACGTAGGGTAGACACGCCAACAGGGAGGCGAGGTTGGCGTCAGGAACCAACTTCCGCAAGTAGAAGCACTGTAAGGGTGTCCAGACATGGCAGGGATCCCATCACCCCCACAAGGGAAAGGTCACCGGCTCCCCGTAATAGAAGCCGTTCAAGAAGCAGGGATAATAGCAGGAGAGTACGGCGGGAGCATAGCCATAGCTCTGTCAGGAGCAGCAGGAGGGACGTCACGGCTCATGCTTATTCGCAGGAAGCTCGAGTCCGTAGGTGGGAACGCAGTAGTAGGTCTCCATCTAGGAGTTACTCGCACAGGGAGGGGCACTCTTGCTGTCATTTTTCTTGCAGGAACAGCCCAAGAATGTCTGAAAGGGAAGCATCGCAAGCAAGGAGCGTAACGTCCAAGGATGGGACAAGGAGGAGGCGGTCCACCAGCCATGACAGAGTTCAACCGGTCACGATTCGAAAGCAACCTCCCCCCAAGAGCAACAGGATGTCGAGCAGCTTGACGGCCCAGGGTGCAGCCACGGCCAGTGGGCCTGGAG GTGGCAAAACCATGGTATGGTTGTTGGGACATTCATTCATCAGTCGGGCCAGAAGGAGAGCCGCAGTTCTCAAAGGGAACGCATTGCAGCTGGGCTTTCCGGAGGACCGCATATCAGTCAAATGGTTTGGTTTTCCTGGTCTAAGATGGTCAGGAGTATGGCCTGCCCTAGTCAGGTTGGCCAAGGTGGAACAGCGTCCGGATATACTGGTAATACACGTTGGGGGGAATGACCTGGGCTTGGTAGCACAAAGGGATTTAGTCATCATGATGAAACAGGATGTTGATAGAATTCGGTCACTGTTCCCCGGCATCATATTAGTGTGGTCGGAGATAACCCCCCGGTTGGTATGGAGGTTTGCACGGGACATACAAGCCATAGAAAGGAGCAGGGGGAAGGTGAATAAATTACTCTCAATCTTTATACGTAAGTCAGGTGGCATAGTTGTCAGGCATAGGGGGTTAGAGGACAAAATGAAGGGTTGTTTTTCCACAGATGGGGTACACCTCTCCGATATTGGTATGGCTCTCTTTACTGTGGCCATCGCAGAAGGGATTGAAAGGGCCCTGGAGTTTTGTTTGGCGGTGCGCGGTGCTCTTAAGGTGTCAAGTGCACGCGCGGGTGGCGGGATCATGGAGTCCAGGAACCAATAG